The segment CCTTTCTCAAAACACAAGACGGACATTGCCCGCAGCCATCCCCGATAACACCTTCATAGCATGTTAATGTTTTTTCTCTCACATAATCAAGTCTGCCTAATTCGTCAGCAAGCTTCCACGTTTCCGCTTTATCAAGCCACATTAATGGTGTATGAATAACAAATGAAGTATCCATTGCCAAATTAAGCGTCACATTAAGTGATTTTACAAAAGAATCACGGCAATCTGGATATCCACTGAAGTCTGTTTCACAAACGCCTGTAATAATATGCTTTGCACCAATTTGGCTTGCCAATATAGAAGCAAAGGATAAGAAAACAAGATTTCTTCCTGGAACAAACGTAGAAGGAAGCTCCCCGTTTTCTCCTTCTTTGACTTCAATATCACTTCTAGTTAGAGCATTTGGTGCCAATTGATTTAATAATTCCATATCTAAAAGGTGATGCTTTACACCAAGCTCATCAGCAATATCAATCGCACATTGAATTTCCGCCTTATGTCTTTGGTTATAATTAAAGGTAACAACCTCTACCTCTTTAAATGTTTCCAACGCCCAGAACAAACATGTCGTGCTGTCTTGACCGCCACTAAAAACTACAACTGCTTTTTCATCTCTTAACATACTAAATTACTCCCTTTCTACCAAACCGCAACAATGATATTTATAATCGTTGCACCAAAATTAAACGTATCTTAGCCTATTCATAAAAAAAAACAGCACTCCAAGAGAGAAGTGCTGCTTCTTCTTAGTTTTTTTAAAGAGGGGGGCTAGAACCTCTCAATCTTAAATTATCGGCATAAATGCCTAGGACTGTTAAAAACTCAACCATTATTATAACGTAAATACAAGAAAACACAAATAATTAAATTAATGGCAGTTTTTTTAAGCAGCAGGTGTTAGACAGTTTTTCTTTGTAATAGAAAATTATCTGCACAAAAGGCTACTAATATCCCAATTGTATACCGAACTAAATCGATCCATAAAAATCCTTTTCCTAAAATAAGTCCACCTATTATGGTGCTGCGCATATGCACTATCCAATTTGCTTGATACACTTGGCTAAATTCAATGAAGCAGCAAAACAAAAGAGCATAAAGGATTGCGGGCAGTTTTTTATCATTAGGTAAAATTAGCTTACATCCAAAGTAAATCATACTCGCCCACACGGCATCACCAAGATGAACCTGT is part of the Niallia taxi genome and harbors:
- a CDS encoding ribosomal maturation YjgA family protein; amino-acid sequence: MKRAAIYIAAVIVCILIGLSSRYTSIYPKILQVHLGDAVWASMIYFGCKLILPNDKKLPAILYALLFCCFIEFSQVYQANWIVHMRSTIIGGLILGKGFLWIDLVRYTIGILVAFCADNFLLQRKTV
- the queC gene encoding 7-cyano-7-deazaguanine synthase QueC; protein product: MLRDEKAVVVFSGGQDSTTCLFWALETFKEVEVVTFNYNQRHKAEIQCAIDIADELGVKHHLLDMELLNQLAPNALTRSDIEVKEGENGELPSTFVPGRNLVFLSFASILASQIGAKHIITGVCETDFSGYPDCRDSFVKSLNVTLNLAMDTSFVIHTPLMWLDKAETWKLADELGRLDYVREKTLTCYEGVIGDGCGQCPSCVLRKAGLDKYLQEKEAN